In Fibrobacter sp. UWH4, a single genomic region encodes these proteins:
- a CDS encoding ATP-dependent endonuclease, protein MQPQALRLSEITISNLRSIQRQTFPLSSFTALIGYNNAGKTNILMGIRWLLSNFSFDISYFDDPNRPVEVIGVFDGISEQVLGRLGEERAAAVRPYLQNTPQGPGRLRVKKVQRIPGENPEGIEVLVFVPSNHRKGDKREWVRPSEEFKKAYHRMFPESIAIWDFEGNQAFTKLLHEIFKPLERRFGSEINTLLNKFCDLLSPDSENRAAEIGAFDREVNEKLSPLFPSVKVELDIPMPTLETFLKKASLKVIDEDDGFERDISRMGEGSKRAIQMALVRYLADVKKHHHNHYLSRTLLLIDSPELYLHPQAVELVRVALKNLSNEGYQVVFATHSAQMVTSEDVSTSLLIRKNKARGTFMRKRMEDAVHQVVQDAPSQLQMLFSLSNSNELLFADYVLLTEGKTEWRVLPALFERITGQSFALIKCALVRQGGVSNTRKSMQVLDAMDMPVRAIVDLDYAFTTATRDGFLEANDPDIRYCRDLFRELAFHNHLRLVNGLPVNKHSNISASTAYAMMAEMEEAQQPIRSIHAKLRSQGIWVWTKGAIEEHLGLEAKNEQAWSKFIERSKSPNFIKTLPDYASIEELCNWIIEGSHGN, encoded by the coding sequence ATGCAGCCCCAAGCACTGAGACTATCCGAGATTACAATTTCAAATCTGCGTTCTATCCAGAGGCAGACGTTTCCGCTCAGTAGCTTCACGGCCCTTATCGGTTACAACAACGCCGGCAAGACAAACATTTTGATGGGCATTCGCTGGCTATTGTCCAATTTTTCGTTCGACATTTCGTACTTTGACGACCCGAACCGCCCCGTAGAAGTCATCGGCGTCTTTGACGGTATTTCGGAGCAGGTGCTCGGCCGCTTGGGCGAAGAGCGCGCCGCCGCGGTGCGCCCCTACTTGCAGAATACACCACAAGGGCCAGGCCGACTGCGCGTCAAGAAGGTGCAGCGCATTCCCGGCGAAAATCCGGAAGGAATCGAAGTACTGGTCTTTGTGCCGAGCAACCACCGCAAAGGCGACAAGCGCGAATGGGTCAGGCCCAGCGAAGAATTCAAGAAGGCCTACCACCGCATGTTCCCCGAATCGATCGCCATTTGGGACTTCGAAGGGAATCAGGCCTTCACCAAGCTTCTGCATGAAATTTTCAAGCCGCTCGAGCGCCGTTTCGGAAGCGAAATCAACACGCTCCTGAACAAGTTCTGCGACCTGCTCTCGCCCGACAGCGAAAACCGCGCCGCCGAAATCGGCGCATTCGATCGCGAGGTCAACGAAAAGCTTTCGCCGCTGTTCCCGAGCGTAAAAGTGGAGCTCGACATTCCCATGCCGACCCTAGAAACCTTCCTCAAGAAGGCTAGCCTCAAGGTCATCGACGAAGACGACGGTTTTGAGCGCGACATCAGCCGCATGGGCGAAGGGAGCAAGCGCGCCATCCAAATGGCATTGGTGCGTTACCTCGCCGACGTGAAAAAGCACCACCACAACCATTACCTGAGCCGCACGCTGCTACTCATCGATTCCCCGGAACTTTACCTGCACCCGCAGGCAGTGGAACTTGTGCGCGTAGCACTCAAGAATCTTTCAAACGAAGGCTACCAGGTGGTATTTGCCACCCACAGCGCCCAGATGGTCACCAGCGAAGATGTCAGCACTTCGCTCCTCATCCGCAAGAACAAGGCCCGTGGAACCTTTATGCGCAAGCGAATGGAAGACGCCGTGCACCAGGTGGTGCAAGACGCACCGAGCCAGTTACAGATGCTATTCAGCCTTAGCAACAGTAACGAACTTCTGTTCGCCGATTACGTGCTGCTCACCGAAGGCAAGACCGAATGGCGCGTGCTCCCCGCACTTTTCGAACGCATTACCGGGCAATCCTTCGCCCTCATTAAATGTGCACTAGTTCGCCAGGGCGGCGTGAGCAATACCCGCAAGAGTATGCAAGTTCTCGATGCCATGGATATGCCCGTGCGCGCGATTGTTGACCTAGATTACGCCTTCACCACTGCCACCCGCGACGGATTTTTGGAAGCAAACGACCCCGACATCCGGTACTGCCGCGACCTGTTCCGCGAGCTCGCCTTCCACAATCACCTGCGCCTAGTGAACGGACTCCCTGTAAACAAGCACAGCAACATCAGCGCCTCCACCGCCTACGCCATGATGGCCGAAATGGAAGAAGCGCAACAACCCATCCGCAGCATTCACGCGAAGCTCCGCAGCCAAGGAATCTGGGTATGGACAAAAGGCGCCATCGAAGAACATCTAGGTCTCGAAGCCAAGAATGAACAGGCCTGGAGCAAGTTCATCGAACGCAGCAAGTCACCGAACTTTATAAAAACACTCCCCGACTACGCAAGTATCGAGGAGCTGTGTAATTGGATTATTGAAGGCAGCCACGGGAACTAG
- a CDS encoding LamG-like jellyroll fold domain-containing protein has protein sequence MSVWKCRVARPAWLCVSAVGLAGVISAFCLTACSSHDTTAGNSAETGSPELAGILMLDGGKPAVHARVQCVPGDYNIIAASEAEQVLPSAFETETDENGNYEFDSIPSGNFTLEAFHQESGQMLLVQNLSAEQDEPLTVNDTLQGPGTVKLLVSGEFRENQSGEAIVIGTTIRRKVSVQSGKIVVDSLPADTFEIVVYMDGMDPFEFKDVSVKPEETTVWGDSVTYTLKAPLALPEGIDSLGVVVSDFPLAIRLTEIAFDSADVMNGRWEAVRISQDGNRSKKLPIAQTYFDASAKEAVFWVSVDSLNVFDSLEIHFDNTMDPAYAKDVFPTNRSYSLVWHYDSGLEPVGDGAEKGYFEGLPTGAVAADGVVGKGAKLEEGDVVVAENSSAADSSRKVNLNYDGSDYFCFSVWVKLDNLESEQAIFKKSKEYALRYVPEIGFVVDLWVPDSSSDSIKYAWASGTSGIKAGEWVYVAFSRHTISQSNFYVNDRKIETEPEQIAWTGVRDVADFEVGGFTGTIDELMLGSCYRDDDWTRLTYLNQRPENYWPALSAR, from the coding sequence ATGAGTGTATGGAAATGCCGTGTTGCGCGGCCTGCTTGGCTTTGTGTATCCGCCGTTGGCTTGGCGGGTGTTATTTCGGCATTTTGTTTAACAGCGTGTTCTTCTCATGACACTACCGCCGGCAATAGCGCTGAGACGGGTTCCCCGGAACTCGCGGGTATCTTGATGTTGGACGGCGGCAAGCCGGCTGTGCATGCGCGGGTGCAGTGCGTGCCGGGCGACTACAACATCATTGCTGCAAGCGAGGCTGAACAGGTTCTACCCTCTGCGTTCGAAACCGAAACGGATGAAAACGGCAACTACGAGTTTGATTCCATCCCGTCGGGAAACTTCACTCTCGAGGCATTCCATCAGGAATCGGGCCAGATGCTTCTTGTGCAGAATCTGAGTGCCGAACAAGATGAACCGCTTACCGTAAACGACACGTTGCAAGGTCCGGGTACGGTCAAACTTCTCGTATCGGGTGAATTCCGCGAAAACCAAAGCGGTGAGGCCATTGTCATCGGGACGACGATTCGCAGAAAGGTTTCTGTGCAGAGCGGGAAAATCGTGGTCGATAGCCTCCCTGCTGATACTTTTGAAATTGTTGTTTACATGGATGGCATGGATCCGTTTGAATTTAAGGATGTTTCCGTAAAGCCTGAAGAAACGACTGTTTGGGGCGATTCGGTGACGTACACATTGAAAGCTCCGCTCGCACTCCCCGAAGGAATCGATTCTCTCGGTGTCGTCGTGAGCGATTTTCCGCTGGCCATCCGCTTGACGGAAATTGCTTTTGATTCTGCGGATGTGATGAACGGCCGTTGGGAGGCCGTGCGCATTTCGCAGGATGGAAACCGCAGCAAGAAACTCCCTATTGCGCAAACCTACTTTGACGCTTCTGCCAAGGAAGCCGTGTTCTGGGTGAGTGTCGATTCGCTGAATGTTTTTGATTCGTTGGAAATCCATTTTGACAACACCATGGACCCTGCGTACGCAAAGGATGTGTTCCCCACGAACCGCAGCTATTCTCTGGTGTGGCATTACGATAGCGGCCTTGAACCTGTAGGCGATGGAGCGGAAAAGGGCTACTTCGAAGGTCTGCCGACAGGGGCCGTGGCTGCCGACGGTGTTGTGGGCAAGGGTGCAAAGCTTGAAGAAGGCGATGTTGTTGTTGCCGAGAATTCGAGTGCAGCTGATTCCTCGCGCAAGGTGAACTTGAATTATGACGGAAGCGATTATTTCTGCTTCTCGGTGTGGGTAAAGCTCGATAATCTTGAATCGGAGCAGGCCATTTTCAAGAAGTCCAAGGAATATGCATTGCGCTATGTTCCAGAGATTGGCTTTGTCGTGGACCTCTGGGTCCCCGATTCAAGTTCCGATTCTATAAAATACGCCTGGGCGTCGGGAACGTCAGGTATTAAGGCGGGCGAGTGGGTGTATGTCGCCTTTAGCCGCCATACGATATCGCAGTCCAATTTCTACGTGAACGACCGTAAGATAGAAACGGAGCCGGAACAAATCGCCTGGACGGGCGTTCGTGATGTCGCAGACTTTGAAGTCGGCGGCTTTACCGGTACGATTGACGAACTTATGCTCGGCAGCTGTTACCGCGATGACGACTGGACGCGCCTTACCTACCTGAACCAGCGTCCCGAAAATTATTGGCCAGCCCTTTCGGCCCGCTAG
- a CDS encoding right-handed parallel beta-helix repeat-containing protein has product MNYLKNIRLVEILTAAFAVLALAGNTHVKPGDDFISAMTKASAGDTVFFEAGTYQVPYTEGQANTITLSKSGMADKPIVFYAAGHATAVIDFQFPELTYVDKGVGLSMTGSYYELHGLAITRAGYQGAYVTGSYNKFYNMSFFENRNSGLEINKGGNHTLVVNVDAYRNYDPKKKGGMADGFASKQTQGAGNVFINCRAWENSDDGFDFFDSPDSVIVYDSWAFRNGVNVFGYAAELFDGNGNGFKMGGNKAQANHRCTRCIAFDNPVKGFDQNNNTGGITVEQSLAYRNGSSGAANYGMGGALNAGQKHHLRNNISYKGKNADSFGSSSEQKTNSWSISVAVSDDDFESLDTSLATIARNADGLLPYTKLFRLKKGSVLIDKGTEIGFDYVGSAPDLGPYEYGEIAAESSSSEVSSSSATTTVIRRRVAPADRRKDAPRFNALGRSVKSAEPFRWSVSWF; this is encoded by the coding sequence ATGAATTATTTGAAGAATATCCGCTTGGTGGAAATTTTGACGGCAGCTTTTGCCGTTTTGGCGCTTGCCGGGAATACCCATGTAAAGCCTGGCGACGATTTTATTTCGGCCATGACTAAGGCCTCCGCCGGAGATACCGTCTTTTTTGAAGCGGGAACATACCAGGTGCCCTATACAGAGGGTCAGGCGAATACGATTACACTTTCAAAGTCAGGAATGGCGGACAAGCCCATTGTGTTCTATGCGGCGGGCCATGCGACTGCCGTGATAGACTTCCAGTTCCCGGAACTCACCTATGTCGACAAGGGCGTGGGGCTGAGCATGACCGGCAGTTATTACGAACTTCACGGTCTCGCCATTACCCGTGCGGGATACCAGGGAGCCTATGTGACAGGGTCGTACAACAAGTTCTACAACATGTCGTTTTTCGAAAACCGCAATTCCGGTTTGGAAATTAACAAGGGCGGGAATCATACGCTGGTGGTCAACGTAGATGCGTACCGTAATTATGACCCCAAGAAAAAGGGCGGCATGGCTGACGGCTTTGCGAGCAAGCAGACTCAGGGAGCAGGAAATGTGTTCATCAACTGCCGTGCTTGGGAAAATTCCGACGACGGTTTCGACTTTTTTGATTCACCCGACAGTGTCATTGTCTATGATTCCTGGGCGTTCCGGAATGGGGTCAATGTTTTTGGCTATGCGGCCGAGCTCTTTGATGGAAACGGCAATGGCTTTAAGATGGGCGGCAATAAAGCCCAAGCGAATCACCGTTGCACGCGTTGTATTGCGTTTGACAATCCGGTAAAGGGCTTTGACCAGAACAACAATACGGGTGGCATTACGGTGGAACAGAGCCTTGCTTACCGCAACGGAAGTAGTGGTGCCGCCAATTATGGAATGGGTGGGGCGCTGAATGCGGGGCAAAAGCATCACCTGCGGAACAATATCTCTTATAAGGGCAAAAATGCCGACTCTTTTGGTTCGTCTAGCGAACAGAAAACGAATTCCTGGAGCATTTCGGTGGCTGTGAGTGACGATGACTTTGAGTCGTTGGACACGAGCCTTGCGACGATTGCCCGAAATGCGGATGGACTGCTCCCGTACACAAAGTTGTTCCGCCTGAAAAAAGGGAGCGTCTTGATTGACAAGGGGACGGAAATTGGCTTTGATTATGTTGGCTCGGCACCGGATCTTGGACCTTACGAATATGGCGAAATTGCAGCAGAATCCAGTTCTTCGGAAGTGTCTTCTAGCAGTGCTACAACGACTGTTATTCGCCGCAGGGTGGCCCCTGCTGACAGGCGTAAAGATGCTCCGAGGTTCAATGCATTGGGGCGTTCGGTAAAATCCGCGGAACCTTTCCGTTGGAGCGTCAGTTGGTTTTAA
- a CDS encoding polysaccharide lyase family 1 protein — MKAKYLAILLMNVGLFAATPNFDMVGYATLEGGTTGGNGGKVVEVSNFAEFKQYAEDLETPYVIIVKGEINTGIKTFIDENGHVASSGTATTYGELVLVGNNKTIIGKGESAFLNRVGLMIQNKHNIIIRNIKFTMSDVPISKTDENKVIAFRNGAEVVLNDPDCIAISADSAATNWADKNKQGSHNIWIDHCEFYNAYTSNKDRYDGLLDAKNNIYNATFSWNYFHNHHKGSLIGNSNGDSLRHEITIHHNFYKDLDARTPMMRHTKIHLYNNYVLGQGTGNGPNVRYGSDDYFENNHYAGLSKAIFAGDDGVATIVGNYYEGCANFQSSGCNSKKMKISVNPGTSLTSKDTAWVTYDTEIPKGTFNPKSVYSYSADPVGDVKGLVTNYSGIGKIDISEYEKGTKIDPVIVSSSSVAEVSSSSVTSSSSSSENTTRLIATDVEFTISPMTKVQIFSLTGKLIKQGFYSEWEQLKSSLPQGHYIVRGLHQTLIFQSRRKCSRL; from the coding sequence ATGAAAGCAAAATATTTGGCAATTCTCTTGATGAATGTGGGGCTCTTTGCGGCTACCCCTAACTTCGATATGGTGGGGTATGCCACTTTGGAAGGGGGCACTACCGGCGGTAACGGGGGCAAGGTTGTGGAAGTCTCCAACTTTGCAGAATTTAAGCAGTACGCCGAAGATTTGGAAACTCCTTACGTCATTATCGTGAAGGGTGAAATCAATACCGGTATCAAGACGTTTATCGATGAAAATGGCCATGTGGCCTCTTCGGGTACGGCAACGACTTATGGCGAATTGGTCTTGGTCGGCAATAACAAGACGATCATCGGTAAAGGCGAATCGGCGTTCCTTAATCGAGTGGGCCTGATGATTCAGAATAAACATAACATCATCATTCGTAACATCAAGTTCACCATGAGCGATGTTCCCATTAGCAAGACCGACGAAAACAAGGTGATCGCTTTCCGTAATGGGGCAGAAGTTGTCCTCAATGACCCGGATTGCATCGCGATTTCTGCGGACTCTGCTGCCACTAACTGGGCTGACAAGAATAAGCAGGGAAGCCATAACATTTGGATCGATCACTGCGAATTCTATAATGCCTACACCAGCAACAAGGACCGCTACGATGGTCTGTTGGATGCCAAGAACAACATTTACAATGCGACTTTTAGCTGGAATTATTTCCACAACCATCATAAGGGAAGCCTCATTGGCAATAGCAACGGAGATAGTCTTCGTCATGAAATAACTATCCACCATAACTTTTATAAGGACCTGGATGCGCGTACTCCCATGATGCGCCATACTAAAATTCACCTTTATAACAACTATGTTCTTGGTCAGGGAACAGGCAACGGCCCGAATGTTCGCTATGGTTCTGACGACTACTTTGAAAATAATCACTATGCGGGCCTCAGCAAGGCGATTTTCGCTGGCGATGATGGCGTGGCTACCATTGTTGGAAACTATTACGAAGGCTGCGCCAACTTCCAGAGTAGTGGCTGTAACAGCAAAAAAATGAAGATTTCCGTAAATCCCGGTACTTCGCTTACTTCCAAGGATACCGCATGGGTCACTTACGATACGGAAATCCCTAAGGGAACTTTCAATCCCAAGAGCGTCTACAGCTATAGTGCAGATCCCGTAGGCGATGTGAAGGGCTTGGTGACAAATTATTCTGGCATTGGTAAAATTGATATCAGCGAATATGAAAAAGGAACGAAAATCGACCCGGTGATTGTTAGCTCAAGTTCTGTCGCCGAAGTAAGTTCTAGTAGCGTTACGAGTTCTTCAAGTAGCTCCGAAAACACAACGCGGTTGATTGCAACCGATGTCGAGTTCACCATTTCGCCTATGACCAAGGTGCAAATTTTCTCCTTGACAGGAAAACTGATCAAGCAGGGCTTTTACAGCGAATGGGAACAATTGAAGTCTAGCCTCCCGCAAGGCCACTACATTGTACGAGGGCTTCACCAAACATTAATATTCCAGTCCCGAAGAAAATGCTCTCGTCTTTAA
- a CDS encoding DUF4859 domain-containing protein, with translation MQKSCLGLIPGAVLSAALGVHSYAASGDAYTWPGYRSDLDYDTKSNLGDIQPPTKFNNNCSGVTGKKAGKWWAFYWGKDRDNRITDVTIDSILKKYDTDFEYLYNEMGWAPDAQAQEGQYSAVYYYGSGTCAGGAKDDTTGGWQTWVAGYTAVAASFYPLYSFNTSCPYHDRVAQMDAMIHEGIHSMTNGYPGAKDAHWFQEAGNTWIQQDMFSHRDGVYSGMGFLNAATVIAPFMPIECYSGWLIDGTFGGPGGGADDGGVTGKNQRYLLGGSQYSNIFPTFIGTWIGTGAVRWIYGNAYGKTKYLLETYGLDKGLGDAGVRRLITEFRARLAMLDMKKWSGEIKNLLNQHFGSDTYWEQDMWDNNRKSYTWTMTPYQTVTESNGYLVPNQETTPGWSGSNVVPLKVQNGAKEVTVSFNPNGANSNNKNMNFLLCYRATDGTPVYSEPITGEGSATLRLDKTPSSTNGAQMVFAVIVNTDYQYTGNTGIRKLHYDYKLKLETGVSGAGAANIKYYNDFKLDYEWPEIGEVPVASSSSVASSSSVAPASSSSVVASNSEKIVLDGATTYSISVTLPIDDNYATVAAKFDVNEIAQKLGLTAATLSRATFFAQESDGNVVTNSTATAPGHWFGKDGKVVEWGESAYVFSEADLSKGTLAVGHYPNRVKDGEKYSFTQGLSHNGKSVLFKVNVTITNEKGSGEATTALMCGLEGLSTHVDLALRRGQIEVRYTLPQRDNVKISLFTGFGALVAQEVVGLQNAGAHTFAFDMRGLPMATYIVKVTTGSYREAKSINIFR, from the coding sequence ATGCAAAAAAGTTGTTTGGGATTGATTCCGGGCGCCGTTTTGTCGGCTGCCCTAGGTGTTCACTCATACGCGGCGTCGGGTGATGCCTACACGTGGCCCGGCTACCGCAGCGACCTGGATTACGACACGAAGTCGAATCTGGGCGATATCCAGCCACCGACCAAGTTCAATAACAATTGTTCGGGCGTTACCGGAAAGAAGGCCGGTAAATGGTGGGCGTTTTATTGGGGCAAGGATCGCGACAACCGCATTACCGACGTGACAATTGATTCGATCCTCAAGAAGTACGATACCGATTTCGAGTACCTGTACAATGAGATGGGATGGGCGCCGGATGCCCAGGCGCAAGAAGGCCAGTACAGCGCCGTTTATTACTATGGCTCGGGTACGTGTGCCGGTGGTGCGAAGGACGATACCACGGGTGGTTGGCAGACTTGGGTGGCGGGCTACACGGCGGTGGCGGCTTCGTTCTATCCGCTCTACAGTTTTAACACGAGTTGCCCTTACCACGATCGTGTAGCGCAGATGGATGCGATGATTCACGAGGGTATCCACTCGATGACGAACGGTTACCCCGGCGCAAAGGATGCGCACTGGTTCCAGGAAGCGGGTAACACCTGGATTCAGCAGGATATGTTCAGTCACCGCGATGGTGTTTACAGCGGTATGGGATTTTTGAATGCGGCGACGGTCATTGCGCCGTTCATGCCGATCGAATGCTATTCGGGCTGGCTCATCGACGGTACTTTCGGTGGCCCCGGCGGCGGTGCCGATGACGGAGGCGTGACTGGTAAGAATCAGCGTTACCTGCTGGGCGGCTCGCAGTACAGCAACATCTTCCCGACGTTTATCGGCACATGGATTGGAACGGGTGCGGTGCGCTGGATTTACGGAAATGCTTATGGCAAGACCAAGTACCTGCTCGAAACCTACGGCCTCGACAAGGGCCTTGGCGATGCGGGCGTGCGCAGGCTCATTACCGAATTCCGCGCAAGGCTTGCGATGCTTGACATGAAAAAATGGTCCGGCGAAATCAAGAATTTGCTGAATCAGCATTTCGGAAGCGACACCTACTGGGAACAGGACATGTGGGACAACAACAGGAAGAGCTACACCTGGACCATGACGCCTTACCAGACGGTAACGGAAAGCAACGGTTACCTTGTACCGAATCAGGAAACAACTCCGGGTTGGTCTGGCTCGAACGTGGTTCCGCTGAAGGTGCAAAACGGAGCAAAGGAAGTAACCGTGAGCTTCAACCCGAACGGTGCCAACTCCAATAACAAGAACATGAATTTCTTGCTGTGCTACCGCGCAACCGACGGTACGCCTGTGTACAGCGAGCCCATTACGGGCGAGGGCTCTGCAACGCTTCGCCTGGACAAGACGCCTTCTTCGACAAACGGTGCGCAGATGGTTTTCGCGGTGATCGTGAATACCGATTACCAGTACACTGGCAACACGGGAATTCGCAAGTTGCATTACGATTATAAGTTGAAACTGGAAACGGGCGTAAGTGGCGCTGGGGCTGCAAACATCAAGTACTACAACGACTTTAAGCTGGATTACGAGTGGCCCGAAATCGGCGAGGTTCCGGTTGCGTCCAGTAGCTCTGTAGCTTCGAGCAGCTCTGTCGCTCCCGCAAGCTCCAGCAGTGTGGTGGCCAGCAACTCCGAAAAGATTGTCTTGGACGGTGCCACGACATATTCTATCTCAGTGACGCTTCCGATTGACGACAACTATGCGACGGTTGCGGCAAAATTTGATGTAAATGAAATCGCACAAAAGCTTGGACTTACTGCGGCGACTCTTTCCCGGGCGACCTTCTTTGCCCAGGAAAGCGACGGCAACGTGGTGACCAACAGCACCGCCACCGCTCCGGGACACTGGTTCGGTAAAGACGGCAAGGTGGTGGAATGGGGCGAGTCCGCCTACGTGTTCAGCGAAGCCGACTTGTCGAAGGGGACGCTTGCTGTCGGACATTATCCGAACCGCGTGAAGGACGGCGAAAAGTACAGCTTTACGCAGGGCCTTTCGCACAACGGAAAATCGGTGCTGTTCAAGGTAAACGTGACTATCACCAACGAAAAGGGGAGTGGCGAGGCGACAACGGCGTTGATGTGTGGACTCGAAGGACTTTCGACTCATGTTGACCTTGCGCTTCGTCGCGGACAGATCGAGGTTCGCTACACGCTTCCGCAGCGCGACAATGTAAAAATCAGCCTGTTTACGGGATTTGGAGCCCTGGTTGCCCAGGAGGTGGTGGGGCTGCAGAATGCAGGTGCGCATACGTTTGCATTTGACATGAGGGGCTTGCCTATGGCGACCTATATCGTGAAGGTGACGACCGGCAGCTACCGCGAAGCAAAATCGATAAACATTTTCCGATAA
- a CDS encoding SGNH/GDSL hydrolase family protein, with translation MEQQKQLAGIDTAIKAATILTAVAVLGAFAWADAAENYKFDFGEGPVAAGYTQVKANTKYSDSQGFGFESGTVSSVDRLWDDDLTTDFLTAKGDMVFSVALPQGNYEVTFILGDGENESETTVWAENRKLMLDRITLAGGVFSRQTVSLRRMETRSMDGSVTMSIKDREKDYRTWDKKLTFVISGKAPAVAGIEIKRNDNVTTLWLCGNSTVVDQIMAPWAGWGQMAPGFFKSSLAIANYAESGLTASGFYSMKRLAKILSEVKKGDFVTVQFAHNDQKNQNDVNNYETTLTKYANEIKAKGAIPLFVTSTARQNETDPKTAVGGLPERMRALGKKLGVTVLDLNQHSITLGKALGGNKEKMYMYTASDKTHFCEYGAYELARANIEEIKAKVPELAKHLRDDHEAFDSSKPDPLDVLTRAKTPITDGGLIQVEPESSSSAEIAMPQSSCSAESASSGAEETEGITIVESMTPHNAISGRIDGSTLHLEGIDGGAHDISIFDLQGHRIAEFRATQGNELHITLRQGAYLVKVSQGNRPLGIFKAVRR, from the coding sequence ATGGAACAGCAAAAACAATTAGCAGGAATAGACACTGCGATCAAGGCAGCAACGATTCTCACGGCGGTCGCAGTCCTCGGGGCGTTCGCATGGGCAGACGCCGCCGAAAACTACAAGTTCGACTTTGGCGAGGGCCCGGTTGCCGCGGGCTACACGCAGGTCAAGGCCAACACCAAGTACAGCGACTCGCAGGGTTTCGGTTTCGAAAGCGGGACGGTTTCTTCGGTAGACCGTCTGTGGGACGACGACCTCACCACGGATTTCTTGACGGCGAAGGGCGACATGGTTTTCTCGGTAGCGCTCCCGCAAGGCAATTACGAGGTGACGTTCATTCTCGGTGACGGCGAAAACGAAAGCGAAACCACCGTATGGGCCGAAAACCGCAAGCTCATGCTCGACCGCATCACCCTCGCCGGCGGCGTGTTCAGCAGGCAGACCGTTTCGCTCAGGCGCATGGAAACAAGAAGCATGGACGGCTCGGTGACCATGAGCATCAAGGACCGCGAAAAGGATTACCGCACCTGGGACAAGAAGCTCACCTTCGTCATCAGCGGCAAGGCGCCCGCCGTCGCAGGAATCGAAATCAAGCGTAACGACAACGTGACCACGCTTTGGCTCTGCGGAAACTCCACCGTGGTCGACCAGATTATGGCACCGTGGGCGGGCTGGGGCCAGATGGCCCCGGGATTTTTCAAATCCAGCCTTGCCATCGCGAACTACGCCGAATCGGGCCTTACCGCCAGCGGATTCTACAGCATGAAGCGCCTCGCCAAGATTCTCTCCGAAGTCAAGAAGGGCGACTTCGTGACCGTGCAGTTCGCGCATAACGACCAGAAGAATCAAAACGACGTGAACAACTACGAAACTACCCTCACCAAGTACGCAAACGAAATCAAGGCGAAGGGCGCCATTCCGCTGTTCGTGACATCCACCGCAAGGCAGAACGAGACCGACCCGAAAACAGCCGTAGGCGGGCTTCCCGAACGCATGCGCGCCCTCGGGAAAAAACTCGGAGTTACCGTGCTCGACCTGAACCAGCACAGCATCACGCTCGGCAAGGCCCTCGGTGGCAACAAGGAAAAAATGTACATGTACACCGCGAGCGACAAGACGCACTTCTGCGAATACGGCGCCTACGAACTCGCCCGCGCGAATATCGAAGAAATCAAGGCGAAGGTGCCCGAACTCGCCAAGCACCTGCGCGACGACCACGAGGCATTCGATTCCAGCAAGCCCGACCCGCTCGACGTCCTCACACGGGCAAAGACGCCCATCACCGATGGAGGCTTGATTCAGGTAGAGCCGGAGTCCTCATCAAGTGCAGAAATCGCCATGCCGCAGTCTTCCTGCTCGGCAGAAAGTGCATCTTCAGGAGCAGAAGAAACTGAAGGCATCACCATCGTCGAATCCATGACTCCGCACAACGCCATCAGCGGACGAATCGACGGTAGCACACTCCATCTTGAGGGCATCGACGGCGGCGCGCACGACATCAGCATCTTCGACTTGCAGGGCCACCGCATCGCTGAATTCCGCGCCACGCAGGGGAACGAACTCCACATCACCCTGCGGCAAGGCGCCTACCTCGTCAAGGTCTCGCAAGGCAACAGGCCCCTCGGGATTTTCAAGGCCGTAAGGCGTTAA